cacacaaataaaattaattcatttttttaacagGTGAAAGGAAAATTGTGGAGACATGCGGCTAACCCGTACATTTCTTCAAAGTCTAAGCATAGATTCTACTATGGCCTATGAACTGTATGATTTGAATGATAGTCCCAAAGCTGTTAGTCCAAATGTCTTAAGAGGAATAAGAATTGCTCTGTTAAGCTTCTTGGCAATAGTTTTGGTAAATATGAATTATTCAatcaatctcggattaagctgaaatttagcacccttatttcttttacctgacaacacaagaatcaataaaagaaattaaccaattagttatttaactattggtaattcattattttgattGGTACCTTGATCAAGGGAAAGACAGATGTGGAATTAGTCCCTTTAGGGAACATTTTATGCATTTCAAAAACAATcctgtaaacattcaccaatgtACCGTTTTCTTCCATTCCACTTCaagtgataggttcatagcgcattgagaaagctaaaagctaaataaaaaacaattagtaaaaatatttctaatcacacagattttaTTATGTactagcatacgccgctattttgcagggccggccttctGCCACTGCTACCTATGCGACCGGAGTGGGCCctgcgctttcataggccccacgctaattcaaggtgtaaattattaaattaaatcattttataacttataacagattttccgcgacctcctgatttaccaggagctcctggaaatctcctgaaatagcaaaatatacaaaaagggTCTCGGAAATCTCCATACATTGTTTTTAatcctttgaaaaataaaaaatctcctgaaatatagacaaaattgtcatttcaagGTGTCAAGATCTATGTAGGTATCAAAATTTTTATGATACCGGTATACTGTATGACTATGCTACAGGCAACatttgtaaagtaattctgtacgtagtaaagaatgaatcaaatgcaaagacgaatttatttgcTAATACAAACTCATAATTTTCACCTATTTCCTTATAATCCGTATACCTACCCAATCTGGGCCCCgtgcaatccgtttcgcatagggcccttcACGGTTAAGaccagccctgctatttagtgacaggtgaatacagagaagattacttgttctccacccccccccctcttttttttcgctGCAAAAGTTTCGTGGGGTAACACTCttgtccgacttgcagaaataaaagagttattttTTCGTGACTTTTAATgagaattatttaaataatatagaCAAGTCAGTTGTAactataattacatgactgatccaaactaattgatacaattacactgaattttagctttgttttttattttttaatgttttttttatgtttttagatAGGTGCTATAAGCATCTTAGGTATTGGACTATGGACGCTGGAGGCTGAGTATGGTAATCAACAGGTGTCGGAGCTAATAAATGCTCAGATCTATAAAGCAGATTCCTATTTAATGATTATTGGAGGAAGTGCTATTATAGCTATCAGTGTTGTTGGTTTTCTAGGTGTTTTCAAGGACTACAGATGTTTACTTGGATTGGTAAGTCAGAATAATTATAGTGATTCTCAATAAGATGATAGAGACTGTAGCTTGTAACATTGACTGAgaaatgataataaaatatagttGTAGAGCCTGACAAATGTTATTCtttttgtatatatttcagCATATTGGGCTTTTGTCATTCTTATCAATAATGTTGTTTGTAGCTGGAGTCTTGGGTTATGTACTAGTGGGTGAGGTAAGTACTTCTCTTTGATTACTTACTAAATCcagaaaaaagtttttcagCAGGCCACACTGCTAGCCTTTTCTGTACttatgcattttattttagataactaTGTTGTCTTTCCCTCAGCTTGAAGATAAAGTAAAGGATAAAATGGAAGATGTGCTGACAAAAAACTATGGCGTTGACATTTATCAAAGTGCTAGAAACCGTATCATAACTGAGGCATGGGACACAGTACAACAAGGGGTAATATTGTCAGCTTGAGTTTAGTTATTTCTGGGTTAAATCTTGTTATTGGTTTGGTTGttctaatatttttaatagaacctttatttttttttttctttaaagtttgcttgggtgtttttttattgactttaattttaatttgatgTGCCAGTTTGAATGTTGTGGTGTCAAAGGGGATCAAGACTCTTTAGACTCCTGGTACATTTACCAGAGAACTGCTTGGTACTCTCAAGGTTTAAAcagtaagacttttttttttcttttatgatgtTTAAATTATACACTTGCTTCACCACAACAGGATAATTTAATGACAATAATTGACTGTTGGTTTCATGaaagtaattaaacatttaattgtttctttttcatttcataactttttatttaacttcAGATGGCAGCTATGTACCAGAGAGTTGCTGTAAAGGAACTGAGAATATTTTACAGTGCACTGGCATTATACCATCCCCAGGCAGTCCCCCTAGAGTAAAGCCTCCAATCAAAGATAACTCCTATCTCAAGAATTACACACTTTTCACAACCGTAAGTTTAATTTGTATTGTCCAAAGAAGGTTGAATGGGCTATAGAGCTAGATCTCGTAAACACTACAAAAGAACATTTATTTGGTGAAACAGGTTAAAACgtaatcaaaataatttattccattttttttcattgcaaatcgcaaaaaaaaattaatgtgaaAAAGGCAAAAGTCATGTGAGTCATCATGTAGATGGATTTGATAGTTAATTCTAGGTTTGGCTTGATAGGatacatttactttttattgGTTGTAGCAATGAATGTAGTTTGATAAGAATATTGATATGACTGTGACATAGGACATAATTACTTAATTCAATTTTTCCTGAGAGACAACATTAGAATAACACATCTATTCTTAAGCTTTCATGTAGTTAATGTTTTGCCACTCTTTCACTACCATTGAACTTT
The DNA window shown above is from Biomphalaria glabrata chromosome 5, xgBioGlab47.1, whole genome shotgun sequence and carries:
- the LOC106068924 gene encoding tetraspanin-11-like; translation: MRLTRTFLQSLSIDSTMAYELYDLNDSPKAVSPNVLRGIRIALLSFLAIVLIGAISILGIGLWTLEAEYGNQQVSELINAQIYKADSYLMIIGGSAIIAISVVGFLGVFKDYRCLLGLHIGLLSFLSIMLFVAGVLGYVLVGELEDKVKDKMEDVLTKNYGVDIYQSARNRIITEAWDTVQQGFECCGVKGDQDSLDSWYIYQRTAWYSQGLNNGSYVPESCCKGTENILQCTGIIPSPGSPPRVKPPIKDNSYLKNYTLFTTGCFNVLHPYLHRTGITIGTTAIVVGVFMIVELVLSICFYRTLPEKS